The nucleotide sequence GATTGATGCCGTTCTGGTGTTATTGCGCAATTTTGCCAACTGGCTGACCTGTAAATCACTGGCGTTGACCCGGGTCGAATTTATCCACCCGCAGCCTGCTGATCTGAGTCATTATCAACGTATTTTTAATGCGCCTTTGCAATTTTCCTCGACACGGAATGCGTTGGTGTTTCCGGTTGAAATTCTGCAGGAGCCTCTGGCCTTCAGTGACCAGAATCTGGCCGCAGTCCATGAACAAATGCTGGAGCAGCAATTGGCGGCGCTGGATCAGCCCGATGTTGTCCGGTTACTTGAGCAAATGTTACGTAATGCGTTGGAGTTGTCGTTTGATCGTGAAGATGTGGCGCGTCATCTGAATATCAGCAGCCGTACCCTGCAACGTAAGTTGCAGGAAGCCGGAACGTCTTTTCAGGTTTTGCTTGAGCAAGAACGCAAACAGCGTGCAGAGCATTTATTGGCACAAACGGAATTATCACTGACAACCATCAGTCAGCAGTTGGGTTTTGCCGAAAGCAGTGCCTTCAGTCGTGCATTTAAACGCTGGTGGAACATGACACCGCTGGAATTCCGTCAGAAAAACCATTCGATGCCAGACTGAAGCTGATAGAGCAGAGCATTGCTGTTATTGAACTGGTAACGCTCGGTATCGGCCTGGTGAGAAAAATTAAAAAATTCCGCCTGGCTGCTGATCCCAAGCGAGGCACTGAAACGTTGGCTTAAGCGCCAGCGATATAATGCCGATATATCCAAACGAACCTGGTTGAAGCGACTGTCTTGCCCACTGTCTTTGAACAGGGTTACACCGTTATCGCGCAAATACCCATAACCAATACTCACCAGCCAATTAAGATTCCAGCCCCAGTGATGTCCCTGATAACCGCCGGATATTTGTGTGATGTTAAACAGGGCGGGGGTTAAGACTTCTACTTCGCCCGGTTGTTGCTGTTGGATATGAACCGGTTGTTTGTTCTGTTCGTAAGCAATGCGCAACGTGTTAAGTGGCTGTTGGGCATCCAATAATGTCAGATCAATACCGTAGCGTAATTGCTGGCGTTCAATGAATAAGTTTTGTCCTTTGGCGATCACCTGTTGAGTTCGTGACCAGTAGGTATTTTCTTTCAGCTCACTTTTCAGCTGTTGCTGTTGATAGTCCGCGACGAATGCCAACTGGAATTGCTGAAAGCGCCTGATGGGTAAACGAATGCCGAATTGCTGGAATTGAGCATCCGCTCCTGCTTCAGAAAACTCACTGGGAATGGCGCTCAATCCTTGTAACTCAGGTAAATCAGGAAACCAGCGGTTTTCTCCAGTGGTTGGGTTTTGCCGCAGATAACAGGCACCAGCGAGGTATTGATCTGCTGAAGAGGTCAGTATGTCTGACATTGGCAGGGTGGCGCTGATAAATACTGGCCCACAACCAACAAGATGGCGGGCCTGGAGCGTGGCAGGCAAGGATAAAAAAACGAGCAACAAAAAGACTTTCATTGCTCGTTTATCGGCGGACAGAATCAGTTCTTGAAGGTCGTTCAGAACGATTCCGTTGCGACCTGAGCTGTGTTAAAGACTTCTAAGAATTTCAAGGACGTCATCGTGATGGCTTTTGGTTTTCACCTTTTCCATGATGTGTACCAGGTTACCTTCAGGATCAATAATGAAGGTCAGGCGATGAATCCCCTCATATTCTTTGCCCATGAACTTTTTCAGAGCCCACACGCCATAATCATCGGCAATTTTATGTTCCGGATCCGATAGCAAGGTGAAGTTCAGCTCGTCGCGCTCAGTAAATTTTACCAGGCGTTTGGTTTCATCCGGGCTGATGCCTAGTACTACGGCATTCAGCTTTTCAAATTCAGATTTATGATCACGAATACCCTGTGCTTGTACGGTGCAACCTGGGGTCATGGCTTTTGGGTAAAAATACAAAACAACCGTTTTGCCACGTAAGTCTTTCAGCGAGACGTTATTGCCATCCTGATCAAGGGTTGAAAAATCCGGTGCAGCTTTGCCAATTTCAGGCAGGTTTAACTTGCTCATACAATGCTCTTGTTACGGTATTTTATGATATGGGTTTTATGATATGGACGTTGTGATTAAGGCTATCGTATGGCGGGAAGAAATCAACCGCGAAAAGAGCAGGGTTTTCACGGTTGTTTTTTCATTTTAATGCAGCAAAGCATTACCGTTTAGTGCATTACAGGTTAATGCACTGATCTTTCAGGTAAGACGTCAGAGTTTCTTTGGCTTTATTGCCTGCCGGGCTGTTGCGGAATAAAAACTCATGGGTTTTATTTTCCATTACCAGTAATACATCGGCGCAAAAATCACCGTCATGTTCTGCGCGCACCGGGCGCATACGGGCTTCAACCAGAGTGTTCAGATTGATGTAGAAATCGCCTGGAATTTCTTCCAGGTGATCGCGTGCACTCATACGAACCATGGCGACATTCGGTGTAATACAGATATAAGACATGCTGGGTTCCCTTCTCTACTTGTTGTTAATTGATTTATTAAAGACAAGTTTGATGGTAGATCAAGAGCCGCTATCAATAATTGATTTACAGCAGGTAATTGACCCTACATAAATTGAGGGAACAGAGCTTAGTCGATCTTAATTTTCAGATTC is from Bacterioplanoides sp. SCSIO 12839 and encodes:
- a CDS encoding AraC family transcriptional regulator; the protein is MPQPPIRTVSGLWIRALLLGAEHQGLERQALMDIAGIDDELLAQPYCRVSLDQTLAIWRAAESLSPSLDFGLLMGEQVKPSHFQLFALSLMHSETLASALEKSNRYTRLVSDGGGYHLQVEGDQAAIIYQPAMDSFSRHQIDAVLVLLRNFANWLTCKSLALTRVEFIHPQPADLSHYQRIFNAPLQFSSTRNALVFPVEILQEPLAFSDQNLAAVHEQMLEQQLAALDQPDVVRLLEQMLRNALELSFDREDVARHLNISSRTLQRKLQEAGTSFQVLLEQERKQRAEHLLAQTELSLTTISQQLGFAESSAFSRAFKRWWNMTPLEFRQKNHSMPD
- the bcp gene encoding thioredoxin-dependent thiol peroxidase, translating into MSKLNLPEIGKAAPDFSTLDQDGNNVSLKDLRGKTVVLYFYPKAMTPGCTVQAQGIRDHKSEFEKLNAVVLGISPDETKRLVKFTERDELNFTLLSDPEHKIADDYGVWALKKFMGKEYEGIHRLTFIIDPEGNLVHIMEKVKTKSHHDDVLEILRSL